A genomic window from Sulfuricurvum sp. includes:
- the nifK gene encoding nitrogenase molybdenum-iron protein subunit beta, whose protein sequence is MQEVEKIVNGKDLFKRPEYQDVLANKKQFESSMLAINPAKVEEIAEWTKTWDYREKNLARESITVNPAKACQPLGAVMVALGFEGTMPYVHGSHGCVAYFRSYFTKHFKEPTPCVSDSMTEDAAVFGGLVNMKEGLKNCAAVYKPKMIAVSTTCMAEVIGDDLMAFIIAAKEEDKGEFLPAEYPIPFAHTPSFVGSHITGYDNMMHGIMSQLTEGNKGETKQRINIIPGFETYIGSLRSVKSIVEAFGTDYIMLGDHSDQWDMPAGNYEMFSGGTKLDDAKDCINSSATISLQKYSTSKTMKMVEKRWKHAGGHSNPIGLKGTDEFVMKLAELTGTEVPQKLKTERGRLVDAMQDSYPYMHGKKFAIWGDPDFLLGLVSFLLEMGAEPTHVLCHNAPNGWEAEMRALLDTSPAKDSLNVWAGKDLWHMRSLLFTEPVDFMIGNSYGKELMRDTGTPLIYIGFPIFDRHHLHRYSISGYDGALNLLTWITNKVLDQLDEDTKQIATTDYFFDLVR, encoded by the coding sequence ATGCAAGAAGTAGAAAAAATCGTAAACGGGAAAGACCTGTTTAAACGCCCAGAGTACCAAGATGTACTCGCAAACAAAAAACAATTTGAATCTTCTATGCTCGCAATCAACCCTGCGAAAGTAGAAGAGATCGCTGAGTGGACAAAAACTTGGGATTACCGTGAGAAAAATCTCGCTCGTGAATCAATCACGGTTAACCCTGCAAAAGCATGTCAACCTCTAGGTGCCGTTATGGTTGCTCTAGGGTTTGAAGGTACTATGCCATACGTTCATGGTTCTCATGGATGTGTTGCCTATTTCCGTTCATATTTTACCAAACACTTCAAAGAGCCGACACCATGTGTATCGGATTCTATGACTGAAGATGCTGCGGTATTCGGTGGATTGGTAAATATGAAAGAGGGTCTTAAAAACTGTGCGGCAGTTTATAAACCTAAAATGATCGCGGTTTCTACTACCTGTATGGCAGAAGTTATCGGGGATGACTTGATGGCGTTCATCATCGCGGCTAAAGAAGAGGATAAAGGTGAATTTTTACCTGCTGAATATCCAATCCCTTTTGCACACACACCTTCATTCGTAGGTAGCCATATCACAGGATATGACAACATGATGCACGGTATCATGTCTCAACTTACAGAAGGAAACAAAGGTGAAACGAAACAACGTATCAACATCATTCCTGGTTTTGAAACGTATATCGGAAGCCTCCGTTCAGTTAAAAGCATCGTAGAAGCGTTCGGTACAGACTATATCATGTTGGGTGACCACTCTGATCAATGGGATATGCCAGCAGGTAACTACGAAATGTTCTCTGGTGGAACAAAATTGGATGATGCAAAAGATTGTATCAATTCAAGTGCAACTATCAGTTTGCAAAAATACTCAACGTCTAAAACGATGAAAATGGTCGAAAAACGTTGGAAACATGCTGGTGGACACAGCAATCCAATCGGTCTTAAAGGTACCGATGAGTTTGTTATGAAACTTGCAGAATTAACAGGAACCGAAGTTCCACAAAAACTTAAAACTGAGCGTGGTCGTTTAGTAGATGCTATGCAAGACAGCTATCCGTACATGCACGGTAAAAAATTCGCTATCTGGGGTGATCCTGATTTCCTTTTAGGTCTTGTTTCATTCTTGTTAGAGATGGGTGCTGAGCCAACTCACGTCCTTTGCCATAATGCACCAAACGGTTGGGAAGCTGAGATGAGAGCATTGCTCGATACATCTCCTGCAAAAGACAGTTTGAATGTATGGGCTGGTAAAGACTTGTGGCACATGCGTTCACTTCTCTTCACTGAACCTGTCGATTTCATGATCGGTAACAGCTACGGTAAAGAGTTGATGCGCGACACTGGTACTCCGTTGATCTACATCGGATTCCCAATTTTCGACCGTCATCACCTACACCGTTACTCTATCAGCGGTTACGATGGAGCGTTGAATCTTCTTACTTGGATCACGAACAAAGTTCTTGACCAATTGGATGAAGATACAAAACAAATCGCTACCACTGACTACTTCTTCGACCTCGTTCGCTAA